In Lysinibacillus sp. 2017, the DNA window GCATTAAAAATCGCGAAATGTGGCGATAAAACAAAGGTCACTATTTTATTTGTCATTGATGTAGAAAAAGTAAAAACCGAAGTACTTCATGCGCAATCCATAGATAGCTTATATATGGAGCGACGCCAAAAGTTAGTGCCCATTGAACAACTTTTTGAATCGGAAAATTTGAATTTTAACGTTCAGATGACACACGGGACACCTGGTCCTGAAATTATTAAATTTGCGAATACACAGAATGTTGATTTAGTCATTATCGGCAGTCGTGGATTAAATGGTTTGCAAGAGATGGTATTAGGTAGCGTTTCCCATAAAGTGATGAAACGTGTCAACTGTCCTGCCATGCTAGTCAAATAAAGAAACTCTTCACAAATTTATAATTTCCTTAACAATAAAAATAAGCGGTTCACTTCAATTATAATGAAGTGAACCGCTCTTTTAATTACTTCTACAACATGTTCAAAACCAATAAGATGTTCCTGCCAGTCATTTATGCTTTATGAATCGCAATTACTTTTGACGACAATGGCAATTGAGCGTATGATCATTCACCATTCCTACCGCTTGCATAAAGGAATAGCAAATCGTGCTCCCTACAAATTTAAAGCCGTCTTTTTTTAATTGCTTGCTCATATGGTCACTTAATTCAGTTGTGATAGGCATATCTTTAATGGTTTCCCAATGATTTATAAGGGGTTTTCCATCAACAAATGACCAAATATAATTTGAGAATGAACCATGCTGTTGTTGGATTTTTAAATAGCTTTCTGCATTCGTTTTGACACTTGCAATTTTTAGTCGATTACGAATAATGCGTTCATCTTCCTTTAGTGCGGCTAATTTTGCATCATCATAAAGGACAATTTTTTTAGCGTCAAAATTATCAAAGGCAGCGCGATATCCTTCACGACGTTTTAGGATCGTTAACCAACTTAGTCCTGCTTGAGCCCCTTCTAAACAGATCATTTCAAATAATTGTTGATCATCTGAAATCGGTACGCCCCATTCTTCATCATGATATTTCACATATATTGGTTCATCTAATTTTACCCATGAACATCGTTCCATACACTCACCTCGTTTTAAGATAGCTTCACTGTAAAGTATCTTTCTTGTATTCGCAATGACAATATGATAAATTCTAACTGACGAACGGTAGGAAGGTGAATGATATGACAAAAAATCAAATTATGGAAGCGGCTTTATTTAATTTTGGCGAGCATGGCTATAATGGTGGGTCATTAGCACAAATTGCCGAACAAGTTGGCATTAAAAAGCAATCGATTTATACGTATTTTAAAAGTAAGGACGAAATTTATTTAACAATTGCCAAAAATGCGATGCAAACTGAGCTCGATTTTATGAAACAATCCATTGAAGCTAGGATGAATGAGTCATTAAATTCTGGTTTATTTCCATTATTAACGGTCATACAGCAACGATTTTCTGAAAAAGCGAGTACGAAATTTTTTATTACTTCAACATTTTTAACACCAAAACATTTAGAAAATCCTTTATTAGAACAAACGTATTTTTATTTAGATTCATTAGAAGTATTATTTATTCGTTATTTCGAAGCACAGCCAATTACAGTTTCTCCTGAAATAGCGGCAAATAGCTTTTTAGCAATACTTGATAGTCTATATGTCGAAATGTTATATGGTGGCGAAGCGAGATTTGAAAAACGTTTACAAGCCTGTTGGCACGTATTCTATCGAGGAATAACAAATTGAGGTGAAGAATTTTGACAAAATATTGGATTCTTGTTTTATTAGCAGGCCTTATTGAAATTATTTGGGCAATGGGTTTAAAATACGCAACGTCTATTTGGATGTGGGCAGGTGTAGTTGCACTTATTGTCCTCTCCTTTTATATTTTAATCATTGCAACAGAGAAGTTACCCGTTTCTACGGTTTATGCGGTTTTCACAGGTATTGGTACTGCAGGCACCGTCATTGTTGAAACAGTATTATTTAACGAACCATTCAGCCTTTCAAAAATCGGCTTTATCGCCCTATTACTTTTAGGTGTTATTGGACTGAAACTCCTTACAAATGAGCCTAAAGAAACGAGGGATGCATAATGGCTTGGGTCTATTTAATTTTTGCGGGTCTTTTTGAAGTCGGCGGCGTAATTGGCATGAATAAAGTTGCACAAAAAAAATCGATTGCTAACTTTTCCTTTTTATTTGGTTCCTTTATTTTTAGTTTTACTCTATTAGCTTTCGCAATGAAAACATTGCCGATGGGTGTCTCCTATGCGGTCTGGACAGGTATCGGTACAGTTGGCGGAACATTAATTGGTATGTTTGTTTATAACGAATCAAAAGATTGGAAAAGAATTTTGTTTATTTCGTTTATAATCATTGCAGTTGTCGGATTAAAGGTAACGCAGTAAGATAGATGAGTAATTATAATACGCGAAATGACAAATTAATTTGCGTTTTTCATTCTAAAAAAGCGTTACTATATTCGGAGGAACATATATGCACAAGTTATTTAAAGTTATTCCGATTCCAATGAGTGGTCTTATGCTCGCTTTCATTTCACTAGGCAATTTACTAAATTTGATTGACTATAGCCTTTTAGGAAATATTGCATTTTTCATTGGGATCCTTTTATTTATTTTATTGATTGGCAAAATTATATTTGCTTTTACATCTTTCAAACAAGAAATGCAAAATCCTATAATTGCATCTGTATCTCCTACTTTTACGATGGGTACGATGTCTCTGAGTAGTGGTTTACATGCCTACAACGTGGCTAGTTGGTTTATTCATTCGTTATGGCTTGTAGCTGCAATTGGACAAGTCGTCATTATTGTTTATTTTGTTAAAACATTTATTTGGAAAAAACATGTTACGATTTCGACTATTTTTCCAAGTTGGCTCATTCTATTTGTTGGTACTGCCGTTATGCCTTTAACAGCTGGCGACCTGTCGAGCATGTTGACAAAGTTCATCGTAATTTTTGCGATAGTTGCCTTTCTCATTTTGGTTCCTATTATCATTACGCGCGGCTTTATTCGCAAAGACTTACCTGAGCCAACCATTCCAATGCTGACGATTTTAACAGCTCCTGCATCATTGAGTTTAGCTGCCTATTTAAAACAATTCGATGGTAGTGTTGCGATTGCCATCACTTTGTTTATTATCGCTCAATGTTTATTTATACTGGTGTTAACAAAATTACCGAGTGCGTTAAAGCTCCCCTTTTATCCAAGCTACGCGGCTTTTACGTTCCCATTAGTTATTACCGCGACAGCTACACATGCTCTCGTTCCATTTTTAGAAAGTCATCAAATGAGCTATTCATGGTTACCCGCTTTAGCAACATTCGAACTGATTTTTTCAGCGCTAATTGTTTGTTATGTATTCTTCCGTTATATCAATTATTTAGTATTCCAATTAAAAGAGCAGCGAGTTAAGGAACGTTCAAAAGAACAAATAGCATAAATGTAGGGCATCTTATTTAAACGTAAGATGCCTTTTTTAGAAACTTTCCCTACTTTCTATTCGTAGTAGTTAATAAGAGGTGATACATATGAAAAATTGGTGGATAGGTTTAATTGGAATCCTTGTTATTGTACTTACTTTATTCTTTTGGCTTGGCTACGAAATTAAACAAGGAACAAAAAATACAGCGGACGGGACGAATGATTATGCCATCGTGTTAGGAGCCAAAGTAAAACCTGGTGGTATTCCTTCGTTATCATTAGCGAATCGATTGGACGTTGCTGCGGCGTATTTACAAGAGCATCCACATGTGAAAGTCATCGTTTCAGGTGGTCAAGGTGAGGATGAAGATCGAACGGAAGCTTCTGTTATGCACGATGTATTAGTTGAAAAAGGAATTGACCCTGGTCGCATTTTAATTGAGGATAAGTCGACATCTACCTATGAAAATTTACTTTTTTCAAAAGAGTTACTTCCTAACGACATAACGGCCATCACCATTATTTCAAACGACTTCCATTTACGTCGTGCTACCTTTTTGGCGAATAAGTTAAATCTACAGGCAGACATTATCGCTGCCCCAACACCTACTGTGGTAAAGGCTAAATCACATTTACGTGAACGCTTGGCATTATTAAAAACATTTATCGTAGGTCAATAATTTTACATTTCTCCTCTTTTTCGCTATGTTAAAATAGAAATGTAAAATGGGGTGAACATTATGAAATTAAGTATTTTAGATCAGGTACCTATTTCTAAAGGAATGACTTCAACTGAAGCTTTAGCAAATAGTGTGAAACTTGCACAGCTTGGTGATGAATTAGGCTACGAACGTATGTGGTTAGCAGAGCATCACAATTCATCAACACTCGCAAGTTCTGCACCAGAAATAACAGCTGCCTATTTGGCTGCGAAAACGAATCGTATCCGTCTTGGTACGGGTGGTGTCATGATGATGCACTATTCACCACTAAAAATTGCAGAAGTGTTTAAAACACTCGCTGCTTTAGCACCAGGTCGTATTGACTTTGGTGCAGGTCGAGCTCCTGGTGGTGACGGTGCTGCGATGACCGCGCTTGCTAGTGGACGCCGACCAGAAATGACAGAGCAATATGACAAGCTTGAAATTATCTTACGATTAATGAATGAACAACAGACTGGTGAAACAATTTATGATAATGTTGTCGCTACACCGTTCAAAGTGCAACTTCCACAAGCTTGGTTACTTGGTTCAAGCGGCCAAAGCGCAAGACAAGCTGGTGCAGCAGGTGTTGGCTATTCTTTTGCTCAGTTTTTCAACGGACAAATGTCAAAGGCCATTTTCGATGCTTATCGAACTTCATTCAAACCTTCTTACTATATGGCGAACCCTGAAATTATTACGACGTATGCTATAAGTGTTGCAGAAACGTCAGAAGAAGCGGAATATTTATCAATGCCGATGCAAATTTCACGACTCAATTTAATGCGCGGTAAATTGATCAATGTTCTATCACCAGAAGAAGCCAATGATTACTCATTAACTGAAATGGACAAAATGATTTTAGAACAAAATCGTCCGTTAATGCTTATCGGCTCAGCTGAAGAAGTAGCCACTCAGATTTTAGAAGAGCAAGCTTATTACGGCTTTGATGAGGCGATGATCAATTGTAATTTATTTTCGATTGAACAGCGCCTGACTAGTTACCGATTACTAGCAGAGCAATTACTTAAATAAAATAAAAATCCGCAGAATGTTCTCGTTCTGCGGATTTTTAATACTAAGATTCAATTTATACCGTCGCAATCTCTCCTATAGTTTGTGGATTGAATTGTGCAACAATAATACTATTAATTGCATTAATATAAGCTAATGCTGAAGCTTTTAAAATATCAGTATCGGCTGCTTTGGCGATGTATTTTTCACCTTCATGTTCGACGATAATTTTTACTTTACCAAGTGCTTCTTGACCACGAGACACCGAACTAATATTATACTCAATTAGCTTCACATTAATTTTTGTAATATCCGCAATTGCTGAGTACAACGCATCAATTGGACCCGATCCAACAGCACTCGATTTGAACGTTTCTTCGCCTTTGCGAATTTTCACACTTGCTGATGGGAATGCCGTATTTGAAACAACTTGTAAATCTTCAATATCATAAAACTGATCTGAATACGTTTGTTTATTCGGATTATTTTTCTCCGTTTTTTCGTAATAGCTTTCAACAATAACATATAAGTCATGATTGTATACTTCTTTTTTCGAATCTGCTAGCTTTAAGAACCCTTCGAAAATACCTTCAAACTCTTCTTCTGCAAAATCTTTAAATCCAAGTTTCGATAATGCATTTTTTACTGCATGTCGACCTGAACGTGCTGTTAAGACAAGTTCCATATCATTTAAGCCGACATCTTCAGGATGCACAATTTCATAGGCATCACGTGATTTTAATAACCCGTCTTGGTGAATGCCTGATGAGTGTGCAAATGCATTATCACCAGTGATTGCTTTATTCACTTGAACATCAAGGCCCATGAAGCTTGATACAAGGCGTGATGTGTTCATAATTTCTTTCGTATTAATATCTGTAAATACATCATATACATCACCACGTGTTTTTATAGCCATCACAACTTCTTCTAATGCGGCATTCCCTGCACGCTCACCAATCCCATTAATCGTACATTCCACTTTATCAGCACCGTTTTTAATCGCTGCTAATGTATTCGCAGTCGCCATTCCTAAATCATTATGACAGTGCACAGAAAGTAGTACAGAGTCATCTAGATTTTTCATGCGATAATTTAATTTCGCAATCATTTCGCCCCATTGCTCTGGCTCAGCATAACCGACCGTATCTGGTACATTAATCATTGTTGCGCCAGCTTTCATGACGGCTTCGATTGTTTTCCAAAGATATTCAAAATCAGAACGAGAAGCGTCTTCTGTTGAATATTGCACTTGTGGCAGCAATGATTTTGCATACTTCACTGCATCCACACCAATTTGCAGTATTTGATCTTTTGATTTACTGAATTTCTTTTCAACATGAATATCCGACGTACCTAGAACCATATGAATCATCGGATTTTGTGCATGCTTCACTGCATTGTATACCGAATCAATGTCATTTTTGACCGCACGTGCTAAAGCGGTAATCATGATATCTGATGTATTCCCTACCTTTTGTGCCACAGCCTGCACTGCATCAAAATCACCTTGTGAAGATGCTGGAAAACCTGCTTCAATAATATCGACGCCCAATTTTTTTAGTTGTTGAGCAATCTCTACTTTTTCATATAAATTTAATTTTGCTCCTGGCACCTGT includes these proteins:
- a CDS encoding TetR/AcrR family transcriptional regulator translates to MTKNQIMEAALFNFGEHGYNGGSLAQIAEQVGIKKQSIYTYFKSKDEIYLTIAKNAMQTELDFMKQSIEARMNESLNSGLFPLLTVIQQRFSEKASTKFFITSTFLTPKHLENPLLEQTYFYLDSLEVLFIRYFEAQPITVSPEIAANSFLAILDSLYVEMLYGGEARFEKRLQACWHVFYRGITN
- a CDS encoding DNA-3-methyladenine glycosylase I, translated to MERCSWVKLDEPIYVKYHDEEWGVPISDDQQLFEMICLEGAQAGLSWLTILKRREGYRAAFDNFDAKKIVLYDDAKLAALKEDERIIRNRLKIASVKTNAESYLKIQQQHGSFSNYIWSFVDGKPLINHWETIKDMPITTELSDHMSKQLKKDGFKFVGSTICYSFMQAVGMVNDHTLNCHCRQK
- a CDS encoding multidrug efflux SMR transporter, which gives rise to MAWVYLIFAGLFEVGGVIGMNKVAQKKSIANFSFLFGSFIFSFTLLAFAMKTLPMGVSYAVWTGIGTVGGTLIGMFVYNESKDWKRILFISFIIIAVVGLKVTQ
- a CDS encoding universal stress protein, with amino-acid sequence MYPHILLAADGSENSIRAAKEALKIAKCGDKTKVTILFVIDVEKVKTEVLHAQSIDSLYMERRQKLVPIEQLFESENLNFNVQMTHGTPGPEIIKFANTQNVDLVIIGSRGLNGLQEMVLGSVSHKVMKRVNCPAMLVK
- a CDS encoding 2-isopropylmalate synthase, whose product is MSRKIWVFDTTLRDGEQVPGAKLNLYEKVEIAQQLKKLGVDIIEAGFPASSQGDFDAVQAVAQKVGNTSDIMITALARAVKNDIDSVYNAVKHAQNPMIHMVLGTSDIHVEKKFSKSKDQILQIGVDAVKYAKSLLPQVQYSTEDASRSDFEYLWKTIEAVMKAGATMINVPDTVGYAEPEQWGEMIAKLNYRMKNLDDSVLLSVHCHNDLGMATANTLAAIKNGADKVECTINGIGERAGNAALEEVVMAIKTRGDVYDVFTDINTKEIMNTSRLVSSFMGLDVQVNKAITGDNAFAHSSGIHQDGLLKSRDAYEIVHPEDVGLNDMELVLTARSGRHAVKNALSKLGFKDFAEEEFEGIFEGFLKLADSKKEVYNHDLYVIVESYYEKTEKNNPNKQTYSDQFYDIEDLQVVSNTAFPSASVKIRKGEETFKSSAVGSGPIDALYSAIADITKINVKLIEYNISSVSRGQEALGKVKIIVEHEGEKYIAKAADTDILKASALAYINAINSIIVAQFNPQTIGEIATV
- a CDS encoding multidrug efflux SMR transporter yields the protein MTKYWILVLLAGLIEIIWAMGLKYATSIWMWAGVVALIVLSFYILIIATEKLPVSTVYAVFTGIGTAGTVIVETVLFNEPFSLSKIGFIALLLLGVIGLKLLTNEPKETRDA
- a CDS encoding TDT family transporter, translated to MHKLFKVIPIPMSGLMLAFISLGNLLNLIDYSLLGNIAFFIGILLFILLIGKIIFAFTSFKQEMQNPIIASVSPTFTMGTMSLSSGLHAYNVASWFIHSLWLVAAIGQVVIIVYFVKTFIWKKHVTISTIFPSWLILFVGTAVMPLTAGDLSSMLTKFIVIFAIVAFLILVPIIITRGFIRKDLPEPTIPMLTILTAPASLSLAAYLKQFDGSVAIAITLFIIAQCLFILVLTKLPSALKLPFYPSYAAFTFPLVITATATHALVPFLESHQMSYSWLPALATFELIFSALIVCYVFFRYINYLVFQLKEQRVKERSKEQIA
- a CDS encoding YdcF family protein, whose amino-acid sequence is MKNWWIGLIGILVIVLTLFFWLGYEIKQGTKNTADGTNDYAIVLGAKVKPGGIPSLSLANRLDVAAAYLQEHPHVKVIVSGGQGEDEDRTEASVMHDVLVEKGIDPGRILIEDKSTSTYENLLFSKELLPNDITAITIISNDFHLRRATFLANKLNLQADIIAAPTPTVVKAKSHLRERLALLKTFIVGQ
- a CDS encoding LLM class flavin-dependent oxidoreductase; amino-acid sequence: MKLSILDQVPISKGMTSTEALANSVKLAQLGDELGYERMWLAEHHNSSTLASSAPEITAAYLAAKTNRIRLGTGGVMMMHYSPLKIAEVFKTLAALAPGRIDFGAGRAPGGDGAAMTALASGRRPEMTEQYDKLEIILRLMNEQQTGETIYDNVVATPFKVQLPQAWLLGSSGQSARQAGAAGVGYSFAQFFNGQMSKAIFDAYRTSFKPSYYMANPEIITTYAISVAETSEEAEYLSMPMQISRLNLMRGKLINVLSPEEANDYSLTEMDKMILEQNRPLMLIGSAEEVATQILEEQAYYGFDEAMINCNLFSIEQRLTSYRLLAEQLLK